One window of the Rosa rugosa chromosome 3, drRosRugo1.1, whole genome shotgun sequence genome contains the following:
- the LOC133737867 gene encoding agamous-like MADS-box protein AGL80, producing the protein MARRKVRLHYIANTSSRKNTFRKRKNGLLKKMKEITTLCDIKAAAIIYSPFEAEPEVFPNHPEAHEMLTRFRNMPEMDKTRRMMDQEIFLRQRIDKTREQIRKQKRDNREKQITQVMFDYLKGKTISNLEKKDLYDLTFIIEQNIRELDIKEQATEEHKQEENQLNQMLGAPAAVELDLTRNAFGEGTSRGVEQQQHPNTMDAQSMEQMHYQMMQVAAQRQPQQVLQQQPWFMDIMNPPSPQTMDFLQPLPSLPPGAFGDNCSSNATWPNNSSFRFP; encoded by the coding sequence ATGGCTAGAAGAAAGGTGAGACTGCACTACATAGCCAATACAAGTTCCCGAAAAAACACATTTAGGAAAAGGAAGAATGGCCTTCTGAAGAAGATGAAAGAGATCACCACTCTTTGTGACATTAAGGCTGCGGCGATCATCTACAGTCCCTTTGAAGCCGAGCCTGAGGTCTTCCCAAATCATCCGGAAGCCCACGAAATGCTGACGAGGTTTCGAAATATGCCGGAGATGGACAAGACAAGAAGGATGATGGACCAGGAGATCTTTTTACGACAACGAATAGACAAAACCCGAGAGCAGATCAGAAAGCAGAAAAGAGACAATCGGGAGAAGCAGATTACTCAAGTTATGTTCGACTACTTAAAGGGGAAAACCATCTCTAACCTTGAAAAGAAGGATCTGTATGACCTCACTTTTATAATCGAACAGAACATCAGGGAGTTAGATATCAAAGAGCAGGCTACCGAAGAGCACAAGCAGGAGGAGAACCAGCTTAACCAGATGCTAGGTGCACCGGCTGCTGTGGAGCTTGACTTGACGAGGAATGCATTTGGAGAGGGAACAAGCAGAGGCGTGGAGCAGCAGCAGCACCCGAACACGATGGATGCACAGAGTATGGAGCAGATGCATTACCAAATGATGCAGGTTGCGGCGCAGAGGCAGCCTCAACAGGTGCTCCAACAGCAACCCTGGTTCATGGACATCATGAATCCACCATCGCCGCAAACAATGGACTTCCTGCAGCCGCTACCATCGCTTCCACCAGGAGCGTTCGGAGACAACTGCAGCAGCAATGCTACATGGCCAAATAATTCGTCATTCCGTTTCCCTTGA
- the LOC133740628 gene encoding zinc finger BED domain-containing protein RICESLEEPER 2-like, whose product MDEKVEANTRSVKNLLYDLYKVYEEEGRESGVGEVGGSQVSSSSKGLTELEKTLKEKERRRRAKKVEIVNNDVDRYLGDPIEGDGESFDLLNWWMVNGVCKYPILARIAKDILAIPVSTIASESSFSTSGRIIDPYRSSLSPRIVEALICTQNWLRSENVYLHHMSTIEEMELCEEAERDAMWSCSGE is encoded by the exons ATGGATGAAAAGGTGGAAGCTAACACAAGGAGTGTGAAAAATCTCTTGTATGACCTTTACAAGGTGTATGAGGAAGAGGGAAGGGAAAGTGGTGTTGGTGAGGTTGGTGGTTCTCAAGTATCTAGTTCAAGTAAGGGTCTAACGGAGTTAGAAAAGACATTGAAAGAGAAGGAGCGAAGGAGAAGAGCAAAGAAAGTCGAGATCGTAAACAACGATGTAGatagatatcttggagatcctaTTGAAGGAGATGGTGAAAGCTTTGACTTGTTGAATTGGTGGATGGTGAATGGAGTTTGTAAATATCCTATATTGGCCCGCATTGCAAAGGATATTCTAGCTATTCCGGTTTCAACCATAGCTTCAGAATCTTCCTTTAGCACGAGTGGGAGGATTATTGATCCATACCGTAGCTCCCTAAGTCCTAGAATAGTGGAGGCCTTGATATGTACACAAAATTGGCTTAGGAGTGAAAATGTGTATCTACATCATATGTCTACTATTGAGGAGATGGAGTTGTGTGAAGAAGCGGAAAGAG AtgccatgtggagctgcagtgGGGAGTAG